Proteins encoded together in one Telopea speciosissima isolate NSW1024214 ecotype Mountain lineage chromosome 6, Tspe_v1, whole genome shotgun sequence window:
- the LOC122664494 gene encoding non-specific lipid transfer protein GPI-anchored 30 yields the protein MEKVVGGCSKRSGFFVMVAILLSLVSEGEAQDTSCLNQLVPCLNYLQRQGGSVDSNPPKSCCDPLKSVIDSNPECLCTMITNRATNAAEQAGINVTKAQDLPDKCGQTVNPIACLTNTGSSPNTGRAESNSASDFSFMGIVMVSILSVSFQILWASNSI from the exons ATGGAGAAGGTGGTTGGAGGGTGTAGTAAAAGAAGTGGGTTCTTTGTGATGGTAGCAATATTATTAAGCTTGGTTTCTGAAGGTGAGGCTCAGGATACTTCTTGTCTAAACCAGCTGGTTCCATGTTTGAACTACCTTCAAAGACAAGGTGGTTCGGTGGATTCAAACCCACCAAAAAGCTGTTGTGATCCTTTGAAATCAGTGATCGATTCAAACCCAGAATGCCTTTGTACCATGATAACCAACAGAGCTACCAATGCAGCTGAGCAGGCCGGAATTAATGTCACTAAGGCCCAAGATTTACCTGATAAATGTGGTCAGACTGTCAACCCTATCGCTTGCCTTACAa ATACAGGTTCATCACCGAATACCGGTAGAGCAGAATCGAATTCAGCTAGTGATTTCTCATTCATGGGCATTGTGATGGTTTCTATTTTATCAGTGAGCTTTCAGATTTTATGGGCATCAAACAGTATTTAA
- the LOC122664491 gene encoding pentatricopeptide repeat-containing protein At1g62720-like — MPVGRGVFQGFSINNNSLSMALIELGLLRNGTQLRQRFWFRVYYSASASLLDEYSFDSEPNAETKITAESYAPGDILFVSRKRTLFPQVVRVFHSLNWRFAREIRFFEAVEKYGFSHSINAFCIMVHIFSSAGMLKEVHDLLREVVCYYQEVNYDAFELCPTLLESSVAEISVSVFEVLMTVFVSLSMLEHAVDVFVQAKSIGLEPNVRACNFLLKFLVERNKVEFVKSLFDEMKNYGPRPNVWSYSILMNSYCKGDIGKADTDISHAAEILKEMERCGVQPTAVTYGTYIHGICRVGDVESGLKFLRNLRERNQPLNSHCYNAIIHGFCHKGKLDEAVEVFEEMERCGVSPDAHSYSILIHGFCKKGDVAKGISLLEEMVLHNIRPSLVSYSSLLGGLCLIGQMEAALELFHKLEALAYNPDQTAYNILINGYCKHGDFDSVHRFWIKMIRNNFVPDVYNYTCLVHAYCLMGCLEKALEHFQLMLDEGILPNTVTCTVIVDAYCRKGYIDEAFRLLDEMQEQGIIPNLFTFNAIINGLCKERKAERAWELFPLMLRRGLVPDAVIYSTLIDGFVNQSNLKEAFKLYARMSKSGIAPNKVTCTSLISGLCDVNRINEAMNLFKEMKAKHLIADAICYTAIIAGFCKIGYMEKARALFTEMVQNGLLPDVVTYTCLVDGYCKSGRLDLARQWFDEMTRQKANPNEVTYTALITAYCRLGEQDKAHLVYKEMKKAGVLPDDVTFSVLGLDDGGAMGVRQPRE; from the coding sequence ATGCCGGTGGGTCGTGGAGTGTTTCAAGGATTTTCCATCAATAATAATTCCTTATCTATGGCTTTAATTGAATTGGGATTGCTGCGTAATGGAACCCAGCTAAGACAAAGATTCTGGTTCAGAGTGTACTATAGTGCTTCAGCCTCCCTTTTGGATGAATATTCATTTGATTCAGAACCAAATGCCGAAACTAAAATTACTGCTGAAAGTTATGCACCAGGGGACATTTTATTTGTCAGTAGAAAGCGTACCCTTTTCCCCCAAGTAGTCAGAGTATTTCATTCTTTGAATTGGAGGTTTGCAAGGGAAATAAGATTCTTTGAAGCTGTTGAAAAGTATGGATTTTCTCATTCTATCAATGCCTTCTGCATTATGGTTCATATCTTCTCATCAGCAGGAATGCTCAAAGAAGTACATGATCTCTTAAGAGAGGTCGTGTGCTATTATCAGGAAGTAAACTATGACGCGTTTGAGCTGTGTCCCACTCTACTGGAGTCATCAGTGGCAGAAATTTCAGTGTCTGTTTTTGAAGTTCTTATGACGGTTTTTGTGAGCTTATCAATGCTTGAACATGCTGTAGATGTGTTCGTGCAAGCTAAGAGCATTGGGCTTGAACCGAATGTCAGAGCATGCAATTTCTTGCTCAAGTTTTTGGTGGAAAGGAACAAAGTAGAATTTGTTAAAAGTTTATTTGATGAAATGAAGAACTATGGGCCACGACCTAATGTTTGGTCTTATAGTATTTTGATGAATTCTTACTGTAAAGGAGATATTGGGAAGGCTGACACAGATATTAGCCATGCGGCTGAGATAttaaaagaaatggagaggtgtGGGGTGCAACCTACAGCTGTGACTTATGGTACATATATTCATGGGATTTGCAGGGTTGGAGATGTTGAGTCTGGGTTGAAATTCCTTCGAAACTTGAGAGAAAGAAACCAGCCCCTCAATAGTCATTGTTACAATGCCATTATCCATGGCTTTTGCCATAAAGGTAAGTTAGATGAGGCTGTGGAGGTCtttgaagaaatggagagatgTGGAGTATCACCAGACGCTCACAGCTACAGCATTCTGATTCACGGGTTCTGCAAGAAGGGGGATGTTGCAAAAGGCATCAGTTTACTGGAGGAAATGGTTCTCCATAACATAAGGCCTTCCTTGGTTAGCTATAGCTCGCTTTTGGGTGGTCTCTGCTTGATTGGACAAATGGAAGCTGCACTTGAGTTGTTCCACAAGCTTGAGGCTTTGGCTTATAATCCCGACCAGACCGCTTATAACATCTTAATAAATGGATATTGTAAGCATGGAGACTTCGATTCTGTGCATAGATTTTGGATCAAGATGATCAGAAATAATTTCGTTCCTGATGTTTACAACTATACTTGCTTGGTTCATGCTTACTGCTTGATGGGATGCTTAGAGAAAGCCTTGGAACATTTCCAACTCATGCTGGACGAGGGAATACTTCCAAACACTGTTACATGCACTGTTATTGTTGATGCATACTGCAGGAAAGGATATATTGATGAAGCTTTCAGACTCTTGGACGAAATGCAAGAACAGGGCATTATTCCCAACTTGTTTACATTTAATGCAATCATCAATGGACTGTGcaaggaaaggaaagcagaGAGGGCTTGGGAGCTATTTCCTTTGATGTTGCGGAGGGGTCTTGTTCCCGATGCTGTTATTTATAGTACACTTATTGATGGTTTTGTCAATCAGTCAAATTTAAAGGAGGCTTTCAAGCTGTATGCGAGGATGTCAAAAAGTGGGATTGCACCAAACAAAGTCACATGCACTAGCCTTATTAGTGGACTATGTGATGTTAACAGGATTAATGAAGCCATGAATTTATTCAAGGAAATGAAAGCAAAGCATTTGATTGCAGATGCAATTTGTTACACAGCAATTATAGCTGGGTTTTGTAAAATTGGATACATGGAGAAGGCTCGTGCTCTTTTTACTGAAATGGTACAAAATGGCCTTTTGCCTGATGTTGTCACTTATACCTGTCTGGTTGATGGGTACTGCAAATCGGGCCGGTTGGACCTCGCACGGCAGTGGTTTGATGAAATGACAAGGCAAAAAGCCAATCCTAATGAGGTAACTTATACTGCACTAATCACTGCATACTGCAGACTTGGTGAACAGGATAAAGCTCATTTGGTATACAAAGAGATGAAGAAGGCCGGTGTGCTACCAGATGATGTTACCTTTTCGGTACTCGGGTTAGATGATGGTGGGGCTATGGGGGTTAGGCAACCAAGGGAATGA